In the Gossypium raimondii isolate GPD5lz chromosome 9, ASM2569854v1, whole genome shotgun sequence genome, one interval contains:
- the LOC105798923 gene encoding transcriptional adapter ADA2b isoform X2: MDNLSFPLICPDWNADDEILLLEGIEMYGLGNWAEVAEHVGTKSKEKCIDHYTNVYMKSPFFPLPDMSHVVGKNRKELLAMAKGHTEDKKGTMLGELSVKEESPFSPSRVKVEGSNCGRIMSGLNADVESGARSSSNSTASATVVKVSNMNQVKDGNVKMEDHQIDRNYGGKKPNSSGNEGPSLVELSGYNAKRQEFDPEYDNDAEQLLAEMEFKDTDTEEERELKLRVLRIYSKRLDERKRRKDFILERNLLYPNPIEKDLSPEERALCRRYDVFMRFHSKEEHDELLQTVIAEHRTLKRIEELKEARAAGCRTSAEADRYLEQKRKREAEESSHRAKDGVQGGPGGQAAPNSFMASESVGKDSNARPTAQASSSYAKDLDIMGFAETQLLSETEKRLCSEIRLPPPLYLRMLQIISEEIFNGNVSKKADAHRLFKIEPSKIDRVYDMLVKKGIAAP; encoded by the exons TCGGAAACTGGGCAGAAGTAGCTGAACATGTGGGCACAAAGAGTAAGGAGAAGTGCATTGACCACTATACTAATGTTTATATGAAGTCCCCGTTCTTCCCTCTTCCG GATATGTCTCACGTTGttggaaaaaatagaaaagagctTCTTGCAATGGCTAAAGGGCATACTGAGGACAAGAAAG GAACTATGCTTGGGGAGCTTTCAGTGAAAGAAGAATCTCCTTTTTCACCTTCAAGAGTCAA AGTTGAAGGCAGTAATTGTGGCCGAATAATGTCTGGCTTAAATGCAG ATGTAGAGTCTGGGGCGCGTTCTAGCAGTAATAGCACAGCATCGGCAACTGTTGTGAAAGTATCGAACATGAACCAGGTTAAAGATGGCAATGTTAAAATGGAAG ATCATCAAATTGACAGAAATTATGGGGGAAAGAAGCCAAATTCTTCAGGAAATGAAGGTCCATCTTTAGTTGAGTTGAGTGGTTATAATGCCAAAAGGCAGGAGTTCGATCCAGAGTACGACAATGATGCCGAGCAGTTACTAGCTGAGATGGAATTTAAAGACACTGATACTGAGGAAGAGCGTGAGCTTAAGCTGCGAGTGTTACGTATCTATTCAAAGAG GTTGGATGAGAGGAAGCGTAGAAAGGATTTCATACTAGAAAGAAATTTGTTATATCCTAATCCTATAGAGAAAGACTTATCTCCCGAGGAGAGAGCACTTTGCCGACGTTATGATGTCTTCATGCGTTTTCATTCAAAGGAAGAACATGACGAATTGCTTCAGACGGTTATCGCCGAGCACCGGACTTTAAAAAGGATCGAAGAACTCAAG GAAGCCCGAGCAGCTGGTTGTCGAACATCAGCTGAAGCAGATCGATATCTTGAACAAAAAAGGAAACGGGAAGCTGAAGAGAGTTCTCACAGAGCAAAAGATGGAGTCCAGGGTGGTCCAGGTGGCCAGGCAGCCCCAAATTCATTCATGGCTTCCGAGTCTGTCGGCAAGGACTCAAATGCAAGACCAACAGCACAGGCTTCTTCAAGCTATGCTAAAGATTTGGACATAATGGGTTTCGCCGAAACCCAGTTACTCTCTGAAACT GAGAAGCGGCTGTGCAGTGAGATTCGGTTACCTCCACCACTTTATCTAAGGATGCTACAGATCATTTCAGAAGAGATCTTCAATGGAAATGTTAGTAAGAAAGCGGATGCTCATCGCTTGTTCAAGATTGAACCAAGCAAGATCGATAGAGTTTACGATATGCTGGTGAAGAAGGGGATTGCTGCCCCATGA